A single region of the Salarchaeum japonicum genome encodes:
- the fer gene encoding ferredoxin Fer: MPTVEYLNYEVLDDHGWDIEDDDLFEKAADAGLDAEDYGELDVPQGGYILETAEAQGYDWPFSCRAGACANCASILKEGEINMDMQQILSDEEVEEKNVRLTCIGSPETEEVKIVYNAKHLDYLQNRVI, encoded by the coding sequence ATGCCAACCGTCGAATACCTCAACTACGAAGTGCTGGACGACCACGGCTGGGATATCGAGGACGACGACCTCTTCGAGAAAGCCGCAGACGCCGGTCTCGACGCCGAGGACTACGGCGAACTCGACGTCCCCCAGGGCGGCTACATCCTCGAAACCGCCGAGGCCCAGGGCTACGACTGGCCGTTCTCGTGCCGCGCCGGTGCGTGCGCGAACTGCGCGTCCATCCTCAAGGAGGGCGAAATCAACATGGACATGCAGCAGATCCTCTCCGACGAGGAGGTCGAGGAGAAGAACGTCCGCCTCACCTGCATCGGCAGCCCCGAGACGGAGGAAGTCAAGATCGTCTACAACGCGAAGCACCTCGACTACCTCCAGAACCGCGTCATCTAA